In Catenulispora sp. MAP5-51, a single genomic region encodes these proteins:
- a CDS encoding GNAT family N-acetyltransferase — MPIAIKPVAIKPVSDAEFDTWSDAVSVGFLSYDKRGQGDFRRLMWEKEIAQGRVLGAFDGEKVVGTYATFHTGLTVPGGAPLGVGAVTAVTVQATHRRRGILKGLMALGLRQSLEHGEAASVLIPSEWPIYGRFGYGPATEEAIVQIDAATAGLRAPLPGTVELVGVEQWCEEMPAVYDRIHAATPGAIERPLWRWRLESGLIRPEGRPEDKSTMYAVLRDEAGVVRGSASYRAKHAGERVGFTPNSILSASVLAETPAVRARLLQFLWEQDWVVRVDIETERCDAAWRQFMSNPRAARQSDRYDTLWVRILDAAAALSARTYQSEGRIVLAVKDEDGPADGVYALEGGPSGATVERTTQSPDLTLPVQTLGSMLLGGHAPSWLASADLVTEERHGALALADRMFTTPTLPFAPTWF, encoded by the coding sequence CGACTTCCGCCGGCTGATGTGGGAGAAGGAGATCGCCCAGGGCCGGGTGCTCGGCGCCTTCGACGGCGAGAAGGTCGTCGGCACGTACGCGACCTTCCACACGGGCCTGACCGTCCCCGGCGGCGCGCCGCTCGGCGTCGGCGCCGTCACGGCGGTCACGGTCCAGGCCACGCACCGCCGCCGCGGGATCCTCAAAGGCCTGATGGCGCTCGGCCTGCGACAGTCGCTGGAGCACGGCGAGGCCGCCTCGGTCCTGATCCCCTCGGAATGGCCGATCTACGGCCGCTTCGGCTACGGCCCGGCGACCGAGGAGGCGATCGTCCAGATCGACGCCGCCACGGCCGGCCTGCGCGCACCGCTGCCCGGTACCGTCGAGCTGGTCGGCGTCGAGCAGTGGTGCGAGGAGATGCCCGCCGTGTACGACCGGATCCACGCCGCGACCCCCGGCGCGATCGAGCGGCCATTGTGGCGGTGGCGCCTGGAGTCCGGGCTGATCCGCCCGGAGGGCCGGCCCGAGGACAAGAGCACGATGTACGCGGTCCTGCGCGACGAGGCCGGCGTGGTGCGCGGCTCGGCGAGCTACCGGGCCAAGCACGCCGGCGAGCGCGTCGGCTTCACGCCGAACTCCATCCTCAGCGCCTCGGTGCTGGCCGAGACCCCCGCCGTCCGGGCACGGCTGCTGCAGTTCCTCTGGGAGCAGGACTGGGTCGTCCGCGTCGACATCGAGACAGAGCGCTGCGACGCCGCCTGGCGGCAGTTCATGAGCAACCCGCGCGCCGCCCGCCAGTCCGACCGCTACGACACCCTGTGGGTGCGGATCCTCGACGCGGCGGCGGCCCTTTCGGCGCGCACGTACCAGAGCGAGGGCCGGATAGTCCTGGCGGTCAAGGACGAGGACGGCCCGGCCGACGGCGTCTACGCACTCGAAGGCGGCCCGTCCGGCGCGACGGTCGAACGCACGACCCAGAGCCCTGATCTGACCCTGCCGGTCCAGACCCTCGGCTCGATGCTGCTGGGCGGCCACGCGCCGTCCTGGCTGGCGTCGGCGGATCTGGTCACGGAGGAGCGTCACGGCGCGCTGGCTCTTGCCGACCGGATGTTCACGACGCCGACGCTGCCGTTCGCGCCGACTTGGTTCTGA
- a CDS encoding pentapeptide repeat-containing protein, translating into MLARLLGPLLADADDQSHRAALQALEALAGEHPEQRQPIADAVCRYLRGPAEQAPAGEQAVALLAALARQHPDAGGAAADAPCAAGCEHCLDLALDGAILPDVDFADCRLGVVSLTDTHFHGDSVFAGTRFADQALFQRSVFEGDASFAGARFNRAADFGRARFRADADFSRVRFQSIAWFGRGEESLDEEDEAWEEIETRRTVAWDELNEDDPNWPIAELTDEYQMWEEGGDGTRFNHGVSFADAAFAREAWFWKARFGSAVSFQRCVFGGRVHLIQPAVDLTGARLTADAQELGQEWPEGQDWPLGWTTAADVEDDGAALVVPDTSLAPYHLHLADPDPEVRLAGLRILGDLGDAEPDLRERIADTVCAYLRTPLSFAVTADLFDLAPAHFTELRARRTAQRLLTERTRPRPGRPLWEDIDLQLSGATLIDFDASGCRLARGDFTGAQFYGTTSFAGATFGSKQSVSGAEISFALNSGGQQGRATFHGTADFTGVSLRSSGLMRCRFHADSSVRASGTDQDLIRVLLGARLAGDVAEVTADFREALRAFSANAPYKLSREACDELVQNVEYGTVPGPPDAPWEARTGLKITGTAMLLTDLAGPPAGADCLPLVGPEQREAARRVIRVLLEALEAD; encoded by the coding sequence ATGCTTGCTCGGCTGTTAGGTCCGTTACTGGCCGACGCGGACGATCAGTCCCACCGCGCCGCCCTTCAAGCGTTGGAAGCCCTCGCCGGGGAACATCCCGAGCAGCGGCAGCCGATCGCCGACGCCGTGTGCCGCTACCTGCGCGGGCCCGCCGAGCAGGCGCCCGCCGGGGAGCAGGCCGTCGCCCTGTTGGCGGCGCTGGCGCGTCAGCATCCTGACGCCGGCGGGGCCGCGGCGGACGCGCCGTGCGCCGCCGGCTGCGAGCACTGCCTCGATCTCGCGCTGGACGGGGCCATCCTGCCGGACGTCGACTTCGCCGACTGCCGGCTGGGCGTCGTCAGCCTCACCGACACCCACTTCCACGGCGACTCCGTCTTCGCCGGGACCCGCTTCGCCGACCAGGCGCTGTTCCAGCGGTCGGTCTTCGAGGGCGACGCGTCCTTCGCCGGTGCGCGCTTCAACCGCGCCGCGGACTTCGGGCGGGCCAGGTTCCGGGCCGACGCCGACTTCTCGCGCGTCCGCTTCCAGAGCATCGCCTGGTTCGGGCGGGGCGAGGAGTCCCTGGACGAGGAGGACGAGGCCTGGGAGGAGATCGAGACGCGGCGCACCGTCGCCTGGGACGAGCTCAACGAGGACGACCCGAACTGGCCGATCGCCGAACTCACCGACGAGTACCAGATGTGGGAGGAGGGCGGCGACGGCACGCGTTTCAACCACGGGGTGTCCTTCGCCGACGCGGCCTTCGCCCGGGAAGCCTGGTTCTGGAAGGCGCGCTTCGGCAGCGCGGTGTCGTTCCAGCGCTGCGTGTTCGGCGGACGCGTCCACCTCATCCAGCCCGCGGTCGACCTCACCGGCGCCCGGCTGACCGCCGACGCCCAGGAGTTGGGCCAGGAGTGGCCGGAGGGCCAGGACTGGCCCCTGGGCTGGACGACCGCGGCGGACGTGGAGGACGACGGCGCCGCGCTCGTGGTCCCGGACACCTCACTCGCGCCCTACCACCTGCACCTGGCCGATCCCGATCCCGAGGTCCGGCTGGCCGGGCTCCGGATCCTCGGCGACCTCGGCGACGCGGAACCCGATCTCAGGGAACGCATCGCCGACACGGTCTGCGCGTACCTGCGCACGCCCCTGTCGTTCGCCGTGACCGCCGACCTGTTCGACCTCGCCCCGGCGCACTTCACCGAGCTGCGGGCCCGCCGCACCGCCCAGCGCCTGCTCACCGAGCGGACCCGGCCCCGTCCCGGCCGGCCGCTGTGGGAGGACATCGACCTCCAGCTCTCCGGCGCCACCCTGATCGACTTCGACGCCTCCGGCTGCCGCCTGGCCCGCGGAGACTTCACCGGCGCGCAGTTCTACGGCACGACCAGCTTCGCCGGCGCGACCTTCGGCAGCAAACAGTCCGTCTCCGGCGCGGAGATCAGCTTCGCGCTGAACTCGGGCGGCCAGCAGGGACGCGCCACCTTCCACGGCACCGCCGACTTCACCGGCGTATCACTGCGCTCCTCGGGGCTCATGCGCTGCCGCTTCCACGCCGACAGCTCGGTCCGCGCCTCGGGCACCGACCAGGACCTGATCAGGGTCCTGCTGGGCGCCCGCCTCGCCGGCGACGTGGCGGAAGTGACCGCCGACTTCCGCGAGGCGCTGCGCGCGTTCAGCGCGAACGCCCCGTACAAGCTGAGCCGGGAAGCGTGCGACGAGCTCGTACAGAACGTGGAGTACGGGACGGTCCCCGGCCCGCCGGACGCCCCGTGGGAGGCCCGGACCGGACTGAAGATCACCGGCACCGCCATGCTGCTCACCGACCTGGCCGGGCCGCCGGCCGGCGCCGACTGCCTCCCGCTGGTCGGACCCGAGCAGCGGGAGGCGGCAAGGCGTGTCATCAGGGTTCTGCTGGAGGCGCTGGAGGCGGATTAG
- a CDS encoding response regulator: MTITVLLADDQAMVRRGLRLILEDQPDITVVAEAADGAEAVELARRLRPDVCLVDIRMPRLDGIEVTRALAGPGAADPLRVVVVTTFDLDEYVYGALRAGALGFVLKDAGPALLAEAVRAASSGDALISPSVTVRLLKHIAPPRAKRGARQPAQALSVREVEVVKSIAAGRTNQEIAAELFISLSTVKSHLASIQAKLGVRNRVGVAAWAWENRLMDPGFQP, translated from the coding sequence TTGACCATCACCGTCCTGCTCGCCGACGACCAGGCGATGGTCCGCCGCGGCCTGCGCCTGATCCTCGAGGACCAGCCCGACATCACCGTGGTCGCCGAGGCCGCCGACGGGGCCGAGGCCGTGGAGCTCGCGCGGCGGCTGCGTCCCGATGTGTGCCTGGTCGACATCCGGATGCCGCGCCTGGACGGCATCGAGGTGACCCGCGCCCTCGCCGGTCCCGGGGCGGCCGACCCGCTGCGGGTGGTCGTGGTGACCACCTTCGACCTCGACGAGTACGTCTACGGTGCGCTGCGGGCCGGGGCGCTCGGCTTCGTCCTGAAGGACGCGGGTCCGGCGCTGCTGGCCGAGGCGGTGCGGGCGGCGAGTTCGGGGGACGCGCTCATCTCGCCGTCGGTGACGGTGCGGCTGCTCAAGCACATCGCGCCGCCGAGGGCGAAGCGGGGGGCGCGGCAGCCGGCGCAGGCCTTGTCCGTGCGGGAGGTCGAGGTGGTGAAGTCCATCGCGGCGGGGCGGACCAATCAGGAGATCGCCGCGGAATTGTTCATCTCGCTGAGTACCGTCAAGAGCCATCTGGCGAGCATTCAGGCCAAGCTGGGGGTGCGGAACCGGGTGGGTGTCGCGGCGTGGGCTTGGGAGAACCGGCTGATGGACCCGGGTTTCCAGCCCTGA
- a CDS encoding sensor histidine kinase, producing the protein MTVQDRQASAGRRAGIAADVLFALLSAAVLAFTADRFAHDGRAWVFDTVADGAVCAAALARRRHRLAAPIAGLAVSTVATFVATLAGLPSEPGAAAILALMVLAFTAVRVLPSVPATAIALCGVCVAGAGRLGAALGYQTSHAAYMVGAESWLAAVALGLWLRHLDRRRHDTAERVRRDERLAMARELHDVVAHHITGIVLQTQAARITARRGRGSDEFDNSDSSDSSDNSDEFDEFDEALAEIEAAGSDALAAMRRVVALLRDTDDAVTTGAGAGSDDLAELVERFAGHGPAVTLSMPRQNEAQWPPEIASTVYRVVQESLTNIARHALNAHSASVTITQATEGIHLEVADDAPPTPPRHLHRPGFGLIGMRERVEALGGTLDAGPQADGGAGWVVRAVLPIASSGPDGGSDSDSDSVPDPAPDLRSDPAPAPDLTAGSTPDPSSAPAPTTRPTSAAGAPR; encoded by the coding sequence GTGACCGTACAAGATCGGCAGGCCTCGGCCGGACGGCGGGCCGGAATCGCGGCGGACGTCCTGTTCGCACTGCTGAGTGCGGCGGTGCTGGCGTTCACCGCCGACCGCTTCGCGCACGACGGCCGCGCGTGGGTCTTCGACACGGTGGCCGACGGCGCGGTCTGCGCGGCCGCGCTGGCCCGGCGGCGCCACCGGCTGGCCGCTCCGATCGCCGGGCTGGCGGTGAGCACCGTCGCGACGTTCGTCGCCACCCTCGCCGGGCTGCCCAGCGAACCGGGCGCCGCCGCGATCCTGGCGCTGATGGTGCTGGCGTTCACGGCTGTCAGGGTGCTGCCATCGGTTCCGGCCACGGCGATCGCGCTGTGCGGCGTCTGCGTCGCCGGAGCCGGCCGCCTCGGCGCGGCCCTGGGGTATCAGACCTCGCACGCGGCCTACATGGTCGGCGCGGAGAGCTGGCTGGCGGCGGTGGCGCTGGGGCTGTGGCTGCGCCACCTGGACCGGCGCCGGCACGACACCGCCGAGCGCGTGCGCCGCGACGAGCGGCTGGCGATGGCCCGGGAGCTGCACGACGTGGTCGCGCACCACATCACCGGCATCGTGCTGCAGACCCAGGCGGCCAGGATCACCGCCCGGCGCGGCCGGGGCTCCGACGAGTTCGACAACTCTGATAGCTCTGATAGCTCTGACAACTCTGACGAGTTCGACGAGTTCGACGAGGCCCTGGCGGAGATCGAGGCGGCCGGCAGCGACGCCCTGGCGGCCATGCGGCGCGTGGTCGCCCTGCTGCGCGACACCGACGACGCGGTCACCACCGGCGCAGGCGCGGGTTCGGACGACCTGGCCGAGCTCGTCGAGCGCTTCGCCGGCCACGGCCCCGCGGTGACACTGAGCATGCCGCGGCAGAACGAGGCGCAGTGGCCGCCGGAGATCGCCTCGACGGTCTACCGCGTGGTCCAGGAATCCCTGACGAACATCGCCCGCCACGCCCTGAACGCCCACTCGGCCTCGGTCACGATCACCCAAGCCACGGAAGGAATCCACCTCGAGGTCGCCGACGACGCCCCGCCCACCCCGCCCCGCCACCTGCACCGCCCCGGCTTCGGCCTGATCGGCATGCGCGAGCGCGTCGAGGCCCTGGGCGGCACGCTCGACGCGGGACCGCAGGCGGACGGCGGGGCCGGGTGGGTGGTGCGGGCCGTGCTGCCGATCGCGAGTTCGGGCCCTGATGGTGGCTCGGACTCGGACTCGGACTCGGTTCCGGACCCGGCCCCGGACTTGCGCTCGGACCCGGCACCAGCCCCGGACCTGACCGCAGGCTCGACCCCGGACCCGAGCTCCGCCCCAGCCCCGACAACCCGCCCGACCTCCGCGGCAGGAGCCCCCCGTTGA
- a CDS encoding ABC transporter ATP-binding protein gives MTLVLEAEGLGKRYGRRAALTDCDLSIPQGRVIGLVGPNGAGKSTLLQLACGLIKPSSGTITVLGERPATDAAQLARVGFVAQDTPVYAALSVADHLTMGARLNPGWDDRLAQRRLAQIGLDPSQRAGRLSGGQRAQLALTVAVAKRPELLIFDEPAAALDPLARRGFLENLAEFIADLGASAILSSHALSDVQRVCDHLIVLAGSRVQVAGEVTQLLADHRRITGRRDDVQALPPGFRIVHIDHTSSGTSAIVRTDGAPTPGPWRVEELDLETLVLAYMTQEAHR, from the coding sequence ATGACACTCGTTCTGGAAGCCGAAGGACTCGGCAAACGCTACGGACGCCGCGCGGCCCTGACCGACTGCGATCTGAGCATCCCGCAGGGCCGCGTGATCGGCCTGGTCGGCCCCAACGGCGCCGGCAAATCCACGCTGCTGCAACTGGCCTGCGGCCTGATCAAGCCGAGCTCGGGCACCATCACCGTGCTCGGCGAACGGCCCGCCACCGACGCCGCGCAGCTGGCCAGGGTGGGCTTCGTCGCGCAGGACACCCCGGTGTACGCCGCGCTGTCCGTCGCCGACCACCTGACGATGGGAGCGCGCCTGAACCCGGGCTGGGACGACCGCCTCGCCCAGCGCCGCCTAGCCCAGATCGGCCTGGACCCGTCCCAGAGGGCGGGCAGGCTGTCCGGCGGCCAGCGAGCGCAGCTGGCCCTCACCGTGGCCGTGGCCAAGCGGCCGGAGCTGCTGATCTTCGACGAGCCGGCCGCCGCGCTCGATCCGCTGGCCCGGCGCGGGTTCCTGGAGAACCTGGCCGAGTTCATCGCCGACCTCGGCGCGAGCGCGATCCTGTCCTCGCACGCGCTCTCCGACGTCCAGCGCGTCTGCGACCACCTGATCGTCCTGGCCGGCTCCCGGGTCCAAGTCGCCGGTGAGGTGACTCAGCTGCTCGCCGACCATCGCCGGATCACCGGCCGCCGCGACGATGTCCAAGCCCTGCCGCCCGGATTCCGGATCGTCCACATCGACCACACGTCGTCCGGCACCAGCGCGATCGTCCGCACTGATGGCGCCCCGACGCCCGGGCCGTGGCGCGTCGAGGAACTCGACCTCGAAACGCTTGTGCTGGCCTACATGACGCAGGAGGCCCACCGATGA
- a CDS encoding ricin-type beta-trefoil lectin domain protein, with amino-acid sequence MKPRAPGKDFPVPPPRGPRRRRRTARLAAAVGLLALAGSALYAPASATAASGAKAQATAASTAVLDGSARFEVLTPALIRMEYAGDNQFQDSQTFNAVNRSFPAVSFTTSVSGGYRVITTGSITLRYKEGSGPFTAANTSITVAGTNATAAPSFPSYCAFGTACEAEDGLLSWGAMTAYDHNDYSGSGFVAGFGQVNSAVQQDVSAVPSAGTYQLSVRYANSTGGDGKNVTRTLSTTINGAAGPALSMPVTSSWDTWSTVSIPVTLKAGVNTINIVQNASDSGNVNLDSLAVTASGAAYPAPGASSSLLTTAYGAGPTDTVGGWSSSLDNQNPATATERPGILDRDGWYLLDDSRSALMNANGTATDRPGHGAQPYQDGYFFGYGANYKQGLSDLNALTGSENLLPESAYGVWYSRYYAYSASDYENTLLPTFRSTHTPLDWLVVDTDWKSPNQWNGWNWNNSLFSDPNAFMSWTQQQGLETAFNIHVGINSADPQFPAANATAGGLTPDPTRGGGDYEFDWSNPNQLAAYFNLHKPFEQQGVREWWLDYCWCGNSTASDPHVAPGNFINQQYAQDGTNRGLRGFSFGRIGSSAQAGDNGNYALGPWSERRNTMQFTGDTEATWAMMALEAQFAGDEAAAGISNVSNDIGSFHGDHLADDMYARWVQLGAFQPIDRLHSDHGDRLPWNYGTAADASAERFLRLREALVPYTYTLAQQAHTTGVPIIRPLYLDYPSNNEAYTNKGEYLYGDNVLVAPITTASDANGNGSVGAWIPPGTWTDYFTGTSYTGPTTVTITDPLNEMPVLIKSGGIMPQRTNYVNDGNASPLTQVTLSVAAGADGSFPLYQDAGEGNGYQSGQSTTTPISWSDASRTLTVGADTGSFTGAATQRSYTLRLSNTVAPTAVFVDGTQVPETAWAYNPNERTTTVTTGALPVNAQHTISLTGSATANPTSGEVVGDAGLCLDTRGGTSTDGTAMQLYTCNHSTGQQFAYTPNGTLQVLGKCVDASNAGTANGTAIQLYDCNTTGSQNWTAQANGELINPQSGRCLTVTGGNTTPGAVQLTLQDCTDAASQIWKLPPGPVVGPGSLCVDVANADPAYATAVQLWGCNQTDAQRWYTPGDSTVRVFGKCLDVNNGGTANGTQVQLYDCNGTGSQTWVTQANGSLMNPQSGRCLDDPNNNEKAGDLLEIYDCNSTAAQQFSLGG; translated from the coding sequence ATGAAACCACGCGCTCCCGGCAAGGACTTCCCCGTTCCACCGCCCCGGGGCCCGCGGCGCCGACGACGAACGGCCCGGCTGGCGGCCGCCGTCGGCCTGCTCGCCCTGGCGGGCTCGGCCCTGTACGCGCCGGCTTCGGCGACCGCCGCGAGCGGCGCCAAAGCGCAGGCGACCGCGGCGTCCACCGCCGTCCTGGACGGCAGCGCCCGCTTCGAGGTGCTCACCCCGGCCTTGATCCGCATGGAGTACGCCGGGGACAACCAGTTCCAGGACTCCCAGACTTTCAACGCTGTAAACCGCTCGTTCCCGGCGGTGTCCTTCACCACGTCGGTGAGCGGCGGCTACCGCGTCATCACCACCGGCTCGATCACCTTGCGCTACAAGGAGGGCAGCGGGCCCTTCACCGCCGCCAACACCTCGATCACCGTCGCCGGGACCAACGCGACCGCCGCCCCGTCGTTCCCGTCCTACTGCGCGTTCGGCACGGCCTGCGAGGCCGAGGACGGACTGCTCAGCTGGGGCGCGATGACCGCCTATGACCACAACGACTACTCCGGGTCCGGCTTCGTCGCCGGCTTCGGCCAGGTGAACAGCGCGGTCCAGCAGGACGTCTCGGCCGTCCCGTCGGCGGGGACGTACCAACTCAGCGTCCGCTACGCCAACTCCACCGGCGGCGACGGGAAGAACGTCACCCGCACCCTGTCGACTACGATCAACGGCGCCGCCGGACCGGCGCTCTCGATGCCGGTCACCAGCTCGTGGGACACCTGGTCCACGGTCTCGATCCCGGTCACCCTGAAGGCCGGCGTCAACACGATCAACATCGTGCAGAACGCCTCCGACAGCGGCAACGTCAACCTCGACAGCCTGGCCGTGACCGCCTCCGGCGCCGCCTACCCGGCACCCGGCGCCTCCAGCTCGCTGCTGACCACCGCCTACGGCGCCGGCCCCACCGACACTGTCGGTGGCTGGTCCAGCTCGCTGGACAACCAGAACCCGGCCACTGCGACAGAGCGACCGGGCATCCTGGACCGCGACGGCTGGTACCTGCTGGACGACTCGCGCTCGGCGCTGATGAACGCCAACGGCACCGCCACCGACCGTCCCGGCCACGGAGCCCAGCCCTATCAGGACGGCTACTTCTTCGGCTACGGCGCCAACTACAAGCAGGGCCTGTCGGATCTCAATGCCCTGACCGGCAGTGAGAACCTGCTGCCGGAATCCGCCTACGGCGTCTGGTATTCGCGGTACTACGCCTACAGCGCCTCCGACTACGAGAACACGCTGCTTCCCACCTTCCGCAGCACGCACACGCCGCTTGACTGGCTGGTCGTCGACACCGACTGGAAGTCCCCCAACCAGTGGAACGGCTGGAACTGGAACAACTCCCTGTTCTCGGATCCCAACGCGTTCATGAGCTGGACCCAGCAACAGGGCCTTGAGACCGCGTTCAACATCCACGTCGGCATCAACAGCGCCGACCCGCAGTTCCCCGCCGCGAACGCCACCGCCGGCGGCCTCACCCCCGACCCCACGCGCGGCGGCGGCGACTACGAGTTCGACTGGTCGAACCCGAACCAGCTGGCGGCCTACTTCAACCTGCACAAGCCCTTCGAGCAGCAGGGCGTGCGCGAGTGGTGGCTGGACTACTGCTGGTGCGGCAACTCCACGGCCAGCGACCCGCACGTCGCCCCGGGCAACTTCATCAACCAGCAGTACGCCCAGGACGGGACCAACCGCGGCCTGCGCGGCTTCTCCTTCGGCCGCATCGGCTCCTCGGCGCAGGCCGGCGACAACGGCAACTACGCGCTCGGGCCGTGGTCCGAGCGGCGCAACACCATGCAGTTCACCGGCGACACCGAGGCCACCTGGGCCATGATGGCGCTGGAGGCGCAGTTCGCCGGCGACGAGGCCGCGGCCGGCATCTCCAACGTCAGCAACGACATCGGCAGCTTCCACGGAGACCACCTGGCCGACGACATGTACGCGCGCTGGGTGCAGCTGGGGGCCTTCCAGCCGATCGACCGCCTGCACTCCGACCACGGCGACCGGCTGCCCTGGAACTACGGCACGGCCGCGGATGCCAGTGCCGAGCGGTTCCTGCGGCTGCGCGAGGCGCTGGTCCCGTACACGTACACGCTGGCCCAGCAGGCGCACACCACCGGCGTGCCGATCATCAGGCCCCTGTATCTGGACTACCCCTCGAACAACGAGGCGTACACGAACAAGGGCGAGTACCTCTACGGCGACAACGTGCTCGTCGCGCCGATCACCACGGCGAGCGACGCCAACGGAAACGGCTCCGTCGGCGCGTGGATCCCGCCGGGCACCTGGACCGACTACTTCACCGGGACCAGCTACACCGGCCCGACCACCGTCACCATCACCGACCCGCTCAACGAGATGCCCGTCCTGATCAAGAGCGGCGGCATCATGCCGCAGCGCACCAACTACGTGAACGACGGCAACGCCTCGCCGCTGACCCAGGTCACGCTGTCGGTCGCGGCCGGCGCCGACGGCTCGTTCCCGCTCTACCAGGACGCCGGCGAGGGCAACGGCTACCAGAGCGGCCAGTCGACCACGACGCCGATCTCCTGGAGCGACGCCTCGCGCACCCTGACCGTCGGCGCCGACACCGGCTCCTTCACCGGCGCCGCGACTCAGCGCTCGTACACCCTGCGGCTGTCGAACACGGTCGCCCCGACCGCCGTCTTCGTCGACGGCACCCAGGTCCCCGAGACCGCGTGGGCCTACAACCCGAACGAGCGCACGACGACCGTGACCACCGGCGCGCTCCCGGTCAACGCACAGCACACGATCAGCCTGACCGGCAGCGCCACCGCCAACCCGACCAGCGGCGAGGTCGTCGGCGACGCCGGCCTGTGCCTGGACACCCGCGGCGGCACCAGCACCGACGGCACCGCGATGCAGCTCTACACCTGCAACCACAGCACCGGGCAGCAGTTCGCCTACACCCCCAACGGCACCCTGCAGGTCCTCGGCAAGTGCGTGGACGCCTCCAACGCGGGCACGGCCAACGGAACCGCGATCCAGCTCTATGACTGCAACACCACCGGCTCACAGAACTGGACCGCGCAGGCCAACGGCGAACTGATCAACCCGCAGTCAGGACGCTGTCTCACGGTCACCGGCGGCAACACCACCCCCGGCGCGGTCCAGCTGACACTGCAAGACTGCACCGATGCCGCGTCCCAGATCTGGAAGCTCCCGCCCGGACCGGTCGTCGGCCCCGGCAGCCTGTGCGTGGACGTGGCCAATGCCGACCCGGCATACGCGACCGCCGTCCAACTGTGGGGTTGCAACCAGACCGACGCCCAGCGCTGGTACACCCCCGGCGACAGCACGGTCCGCGTGTTCGGCAAGTGCCTGGACGTGAACAACGGCGGGACCGCCAACGGCACGCAGGTCCAGCTGTACGACTGCAACGGCACCGGCTCGCAGACGTGGGTGACGCAGGCGAACGGCTCGCTGATGAACCCGCAGTCGGGGCGCTGCCTCGACGATCCGAACAACAACGAGAAGGCGGGAGACCTTCTGGAGATCTACGACTGCAACAGCACCGCCGCGCAGCAGTTCAGCCTCGGAGGCTGA